Below is a window of Bacteroidota bacterium DNA.
ATAGTTAATATAATTATTTTCATAATCTATACTATCTCCATCAGCCCATATATTTATATTGGGATGTAAAATGGGTTTAATTTGCAATGTGCTTTGGTTGAAATGATAGTACTCTCGTTCAATATGTATAAGCTTTATTTTCTCTTTATCAATTACGTGTTTTTCTAATGCGATATTAAAACCTACCTCTTTACTACCCACTCCCTCGAACTCGTTCAATTTTCTGGATGGATATAAAATACCTTCTATATTTTTATTAGGGTGTCTATTCGAATTTTCTCTGCACATATCATAGTAGCAGCAGGATATGGCATAAACATTTACTTTCTTATTTGGGTTATAAGTACTTATTTCAGAAAAATAATTTAAAAAATTACGATAATATTCTAAGTCGACTTTGTTGAGTTTTTTCTCAATATTGTGATTCATTACTTCTAAAATATATCGATTTATTTTATTCCCTTTTGCTAACGAATGAAAATCTGGTAAACAAATGATTTCAATACTATTTTGGATTTGCCAAATTCCATGAGTAAGGCAGAAGTCATCGGTTAATTGACTGTCAAACAGTTCAAATACGGAGGTCATCTTTGAAAATCCGCAATAAAAAATTTGAGTGTTCTCATTGTTATATCTATTCCTTCTAACTTTATCTTTTGGAGGATAGCTTATTCTATTTATGTTGTTTAATATCATTTCTCTTTTGTCAACATTAATAGTTCTATTAAAATGTCGAACAGTCCGAATGACACAATATCTTTGATATTCGAGAGGTAAATCTGATAAGTTACAAGTAAAAGCAGGAATTTTTCGTATATTTTTAAATAGTTCCCTTGTCTTTAAATAAGCCTGCTCATAACTCAGATGCTTATTGATTAATATAGAATTAAGATTATTAAAAATGTCCAAGTTAATACAAACTACAAAAATATCCTCGGCACCGCCGCATCAATATATACACTTTCATTTTTTACGGGATGCACAAATCTCAATTCTTTCGAATGCAATCCGATAACTGCATCAGGCAATGGAGCAGGAGAACCATATTTCACATCGCCCACTATGGGGCAACCCATGGCTGCTAATTGCGAACGTATTTGGTGCGGACGTCCAGTGTAGGGTTTCACCTCTAATATATATCCTTTGTTTACTTGCTTGATCAGTTCATATTCCAATAATGCTTCCAATGCATTTGGTCTCGCACTATCATATGCTTTTACTTTGTTCTGTTGCTCGTTTTTTATTATATAATGTGTTAGTATCCCTTTTAAATTTATAGGTTTCTTGTGGACCAATGCCCAGTATGTTTTTTGCACCTCACGCTGGCTAAAAATTTTATTCATCCTTTCCAAAGCTTTGGAAGTTTTGGCCATCAATACACATCCACTAACGGGTCTATCAATTCTGTGTATACAACCACAAAATATATTACCAGGCTTATTATAGGTTTCTTTCAAAAACTCTTTGGTTAAATCAAGCAAACATATATCGCCCGTGC
It encodes the following:
- a CDS encoding RluA family pseudouridine synthase → MQKLNIIYEDNHLIAVNKPSGLLVQGDRTGDICLLDLTKEFLKETYNKPGNIFCGCIHRIDRPVSGCVLMAKTSKALERMNKIFSQREVQKTYWALVHKKPINLKGILTHYIIKNEQQNKVKAYDSARPNALEALLEYELIKQVNKGYILEVKPYTGRPHQIRSQLAAMGCPIVGDVKYGSPAPLPDAVIGLHSKELRFVHPVKNESVYIDAAVPRIFL